The genomic segment ATTTCTGAAAAAGGTATTATTTATTTGCATTCAAATGTCCTTATGATAAAAACTGAACACCAATTCAATTGAGAGATTATTCATCACACTAAAGATTATAATTACATAAAAAAATGAGCTGTCGTGAGATTACGCTTTCATAGTACTTGatttgaccactagatggtgcagTAGTATTGCTGTACTGTTAGATTGGCGGCGTTCAAAAATGATCTTCCACAAGTCAAGAGCCTAATGTAACAGTGCACATTGCCTCCTGACAAACAAAATGATTTAAAATACTATAGAAAGTGCCAACATGAATTAATAAATATTAGTGCTAAAATCCTACATTGAGTTAaacacaatatactgtacatgctgACATCTGTGTTGATCAAATGTTGATCTGGAACTGTATATAAAACATGCCTTGTAAATTCATTTCAGACCCTACAAAGTACATGAAACAGTTGTAGAATTGTAGCACATGTTTCATTTGTGTAACTTAATATCTAAAAAGACAATTACATTGCACAAAAACACCCACACATGATGCAATCAAGTTAACAACAGGCTCCTAGGCCCACCTGTGTGGTTACATATGATACATGTAGATCTGACAGGTTTGTTTTGGAGCTGCCACCAGAATGACTCTTCTTTCATAGTGTAACTGTCTAGGTCACATATTGGGGCCTAGAACTTCTGTTAGTTATGCTAAGGTGAGTCTTTCCCTGCGCTCATATCTCCCCAACGTTACACACCCAACCTCACCTGTCGATCTGCTCTTCTAACTACAGAACCATCAAACTGCAATGCTCCactgttctactaactacagaaccatctaactgcaatgctctactgttctactaactacagaaccATCAAACTGCAATGCTCCactgttctactaactacagaaccATCAAACTGCAATGCTCCactgttctactaactacagaaccATCAAACTGCAATGCTCCactgttctactaactacagaaccatctaactgcaatgctctactgttctactaactacagaaccATCAAACTGCAATGCTCCactgttctactaactacagaaccATCTAACTGCAATGCGCCAGTGCTCTACaatctttctgtacagatgtaggatctttatttgagacagtttgctacagaaggaaaataatcataagagcaacaggaaatgtaaattattatgtggattataattcatggacatttttgtagggtttGATACAGTACAatttttgtaagggaaaatcaagtctgaaatttcaaagtggaaattacaaacttcagaagcctttttaaacctcagatACACTACAAGCTTGtatttcctgcaacaacagggtgatcaaattaaaatcctacatctgtatgcttCTCTGAGTCAGTCatccagacagccagtcagtcactcagtcttCATCACTATCCCCATAGTCGTCCCTGGTGCTGGTCTGAGAGCAGACGTGTACACAGACCCCACAGCAGAGTAGCAGGAGCAGCACGGTGTGGCTGAGCGTCAACACAAACACAGCAAATAGGTACAGAGACTTCCTGCAGTAGTCCTGTGGCTGGTGGAAGGGTGTGATGAAGTTAGGCTGGAACACAGAGAACACCCAGTAGTTCCCCAGGAGGAACCAGACGAACAGGAACAGGCTGAGGATGATGTGCACGTAGTACTTGTTTGCGTTCTGTCTCCATGGATACTCGTCGGCATCGTCGTCGCCGATGACGACCGACTTGGAGATGAGCGACCTCATGCGGGTGGTGTCATACAGGAGCAGCGTGACCTGGAAGGTTCAGGGTCAGAGGTCGTGGGTCAGATTGGGGTGAACACTAGAGCGACAGTGCCTACCTTCCTTACATATTGTTTTGCACTGTCTATTGTTTTTACAGCCTGGAAGTGTTTGGAACCTGTTCTACTATCCTATTGCCACATTACAACCTGTGATCTGGAATGGTTCCATTACCTTTACACTGCCAATAACTCCACCCaccagcaggtagagaggaatCATTGGCTGAACAGGGCAGTCGTCTATAGACTTCACACCTGCAGGGGTTAAACATCATCAATACTTCATTAGTTTACCAACAAAACTTAATAGAACCAAAACAGTACCAAAACCAATACGTGCATctccccagacccccccccccccctgtctcagtctccTGTATCTATGCTGTAATAgtctatgtgtcggggggctagtgtcagtctgtcctatctggtgtaatttcctgtcttatctggtccCCTGTGATCTTAGGTGTcctccctctaattctcccatCGCTCTCTCCCCGCCTGGAGGTTCTGAGCCCTAGGGCCATGCCTCAGAAATACCTGGCCTGACAACTACTGGCTGTCAggccccagtccacctggtcatgctgctgagtTTCTGCTTGTTCCGGACCTGCTGCTgagcccctctccctctctctctctctctctctaccgcacatgctgtctcgacctctgaatgctcggctatgaaaagccaaattacatttactcctgaggtgctgactttttgcaccctctataaccactgttaTTATTTGACctggctggtcatctatgaacgtttgaacatcttgaagaacgatctggccttaatggccatgttctcttataatctccaactagtacagccagaagaggactggccacacctcagagcctggttcctctctaggtttcgtcCTAGGTTCCCAGCCTTTCTAGGCAGTTTTTCCTAGCCCTCAAAGTTCCATAATGgggtgaaaatggcagccatattggaCAGGGAGAAATCCAACCCAGTCTAATGggaatgaatggcagtagagACATAATCCTGATTTTACTGATGGAGGAGAATAAAAGTGAAATAGACATCTGAtatatcagaaattgtgtaataTAATGAATTATTGTCATCCTCAAATATTGTCATATGTATATTATAATAGGCCTGTGCTAAGGATTCTAAGCTGCAGGAAGGTCTCCTACAACTTTGGGCAAAGCTTGTCATATTACCACATCTGTTTATCCAATTTATATTCCACTGTGTTTTGTATTTTCCCGGTTTTTGTGTTTGGAATGGCACAGTTACTATTGCATCATCCTGACAATGCTACTGTGTATGACCTCCCTTAAGACAGGACTTTTCAAAATTCTAATTGTCATTAATAATTATTGCATCATCGTTTATACCATGATGACGTAACTCCCGCCCCCTCCAGCCCTATAAAAGGGACCCCCGGCACATCTCAAAGTCATTCATAGTCTTATCTATCAATCACTATGCCCAGAAGACGCAGAGCCAGCCGCAGTGTCCGCAGGCGCCGTCGCCCCAGGGTGTCCCGGCGTCGCAGGAGAGGAGGCCGCAGGAGGCGTTAGACAGGCCGGGTAACCTACTTGAACTAACCGCCCCCTCCCAGTTCTCCCTCCAGACTCGACCCCTGGTAGTGCAGAGTTGTTAAAAGTCTGCTTAAATAAAAGATGGGCTTTTAACTAAAACTGTTACGACTT from the Salvelinus fontinalis isolate EN_2023a unplaced genomic scaffold, ASM2944872v1 scaffold_1766, whole genome shotgun sequence genome contains:
- the LOC129849941 gene encoding transmembrane protein 272-like isoform X2 — encoded protein: MTGVAKACHHCLSKMASNGVKSIDDCPVQPMIPLYLLVGGVIGSVKVTLLLYDTTRMRSLISKSVVIGDDDADEYPWRQNANKYYVHIILSLFLFVWFLLGNYWVFSVFQPNFITPFHQPQDYCRKSLYLFAVFVLTLSHTVLLLLLCCGVCVHVCSQTSTRDDYGDSDED
- the LOC129849941 gene encoding transmembrane protein 272-like isoform X1; protein product: MTGVAKACHHCLSKMASNAYFVVGLLFFLAVPLTMAFVGVKSIDDCPVQPMIPLYLLVGGVIGSVKVTLLLYDTTRMRSLISKSVVIGDDDADEYPWRQNANKYYVHIILSLFLFVWFLLGNYWVFSVFQPNFITPFHQPQDYCRKSLYLFAVFVLTLSHTVLLLLLCCGVCVHVCSQTSTRDDYGDSDED
- the LOC129849941 gene encoding transmembrane protein 272-like isoform X3; translated protein: MVTLLLYDTTRMRSLISKSVVIGDDDADEYPWRQNANKYYVHIILSLFLFVWFLLGNYWVFSVFQPNFITPFHQPQDYCRKSLYLFAVFVLTLSHTVLLLLLCCGVCVHVCSQTSTRDDYGDSDED